The segment AGCACCTGAGCTTAGAACCCTCGATGCCTTGTGCATCACTTCTTCATGAGAAACATCGCTGTATGCAAAGACAACCTGGTCGACTTTTTGTTCTCTTATTAGCGTTTCTAGTTCGCTTTCGGGGTAAATAGGTATGCCATTGGGGTAAAGATTTCCTGCAAGTATAGGAGGATATTTTCTTTCTTCAATATTTGGTATCTGGGTTGCCGTGAAGGCCACGACTTCATATAAATCGTTGTCTCTAAAATAAGCGTTAAAAACATGAAAGTCTCTTCCCGCAGCTCCCATTATTATGGTCCTCATTCGTCTCATTGTAAAAACCCTCCCCTCTTATTTTTCCCACAACCTATAAAAGCAAAACTCATGCCATTACAGAATTACCAATTTCAAAGCCATATCTATTATGATCACTGCAAAAATTTTTTGCCCCAGATTATTTATTTTTGCACAATCAGAATTTCTTCATTTTCTCCTCAAAAATCCCTCACATTTTAAGGCTATAATAGACTTTGAAAGGCATTTAACCTATTAAGGGAGGGATAACATGACAAAGAAAATCCTGGCCTTTGGAATAGCAGCGGTATTGATACTGGGAACCGCTGCAGTGGCCATAGCGGCAGTGCCTGGTGTTTTTCCAAGCTCAGGCAGTAATTTTGGACTGCAATCTAAGCTCAATTTGACTGATGAACAGTACAGCAAACTCAGGGATATACAGGCAGAATTCTTCCAAAAAATGACTCAATTTAGGAGTGACATGGCAAAAATCAGACTTGAGCTGCATGACCTATACTTATCAAAAAACCCCGACCAGAAAGCCATCGACGAGAAGCTAAAGGAATTAAGCGACCTCAGAAATAAAATGTTTGACCTGAAATGGGAATATTACGAAAAAATTAAAGGCCTTCTTACTGAAGAACAGCTTTCGCAGCTTAGAGGATTTTGGGGACTCGGGTTTGGAATGGGACCCGGTTTCTGCCACGGTTTTGGCACGATGGGAAGGGTTTTTGGCCCCGGAATATAATACTTGACAAGTTACCTTCGCAAGATTTATAATTGTTGTGAAACTAGAAATATGCGCCTTCAAGGTGCCCCTTTTGGGGAGAATAGGGAAGTCCGGTGAAAGTCCGGCGCGGACCCGCCACTGTAACGGGAAGCCCCTTAAAAAGGCCACTGGGAAACTGGGAAGGCTTAAGGCGGCGATGAACCGGAGCCAGGAGACCTGCCTTGGAAGGTAGATGTCCGGGGATGATGGCAAAGTCCACGGTCTAATTTGCAATTAGACTGTGGGCTTTTTTCGTTTATTATAATAATTTTTAAGCAGGAGGTATTAGCCTTATGGTAAACCAAAAGACAAGAGCTCTCACCCTTAGTGCCATTTTTGTAGCCCTGAGCTTCATAGGTGCAGGCATAAAATTGCCAAGCCCAACGGGAACCGTGGCCTTTGATTCAGCCCCGGGGTACATGGCAGCATTGTTTCTGGGCCCCTCTTACGGCGCCCTCACCTCTTCATTAGGGCACATCTTCACCAGCATGAATGCAGGCTTTCCTCTCTCGGCCCCGATCCACCTTCTAATAGCTATCGAAATGGCATTTTTTGCAGCGGTATTTGCCATTATAGGTAAAAGGAATTTAACTTTGGCGATAATAACGACAACACTGCTAAACGGCGTATTAGCGCCGGCGAGCCTGCTGCTCTTTCCCGGTTTTGGCAGTGGCTTTTTTACGGCAATTGTAGTCCCGCTCACGGTGGCATCGGCTTTAAATCTGTCGCTGGCCGCCCTCGTTTATTCGCTTATAAGAAGGACAAAGGGGGAAAGTTATGTGGATAAAAAATGAAGCTTTGCCGAATAGAGATGTGGTGCTGATAAGGATTGTCGGGGGAAATTTTCTTGCGGTGGCTTGCGACTCAGCCGGAGGTATAGGGGAAAAGGAACATGACCTTGTGAAGGTTTCCCCTTACATCACCGGAAGATTTACATGTCGGGTGACCTTGATGGAACTTTTTGCGATAGGTGCAAAGCCTCTGACATTGACGGCTACCATTTCGTGCGAACCGTCCCCCACGGGAGAAGGTCTTCTTAGGGGAATCAAAGATGAGCTTTCCGCCTGCGGGCTTGATGGCGTCCCCTATGCCGTGAGCACCGAGAAAAATATTCCAACATGCCAGACAGCACTTGGAGTTACAACAATCGGAATCGCAAGCATCGATGAAATACGCATGGGTAAAACAAAGTCCGGAGATATAATTTACTGTCTTGGCGTTCCCAAAGTTGGAAATGAAGTATCCCTCGAAGACCCCGACATCGCCGATGCCTTGGCTGTAAAACGGCTTTTAGCCATAACTGATGTGCACGATATTATTCCGGTAGGTTCAAGAGGAATAAAAGGCGAGGTAGAACACCTCGCCAAAGTATCAGGTTTTTCAGTGCAGTGGGAAAGGTTATTGTCCGTAGATATTAAAAAATCCGCTGGACCTGCTACCTGCGTCGTTTTTACCGCGCCTGAAACCCTTGAATTAAAGGGTCTCAGACCGGTTTTCCGGTTGGGGACCCTCTTGTGATTATCTTTAGTGGAACTTTTTTTCAGCCTCTTTAATGTTTTTTTCTGCAATTTGGCATTTCATTTTAATCAGATTGGGATCTTTTATTTCAACGGCTTCTTTCAATTCTTTAAGTGAAAACTCTACTTTATTTCCCGTTAAACTATCCTTCAGCCGGGGTTTGCCCATCTTCCATTCCTCCTGGGCTTTCATCATGGAGGCTGAAGCTTCCTCGTTTTGGTCGCTTAAGGCCCTGTAAGCCGCATCTCGCAGATAATACAGGGTTCTTTTGGCGCTCACGGCACGGCTCGATTCAAAAAGGCTTTCGAAAGCCACGGTCCTGTAGTAAAGGTCATTGGCTGCCAGCAAGCCGCCGTAAAGGTCCTGTTTTGTCAGCATCTTTGTAACTTCATTTAGCTTTTCGTTAAAGGCGGTTATTATATCAATTTGTGCCCCTTGCTGCATGGCCAGTTCTCTAAATTCATTCCATTCGCCGTGGATGAGAAATACCATTTTTTCGTACTTTGCCCAGTCGGGCTGAAGACTCGATCTTTTCTGTTGACTTACCCCCTGCTGCCCTTCCTTACTTTGTTGATGTCCCTGTTTGCTCTGATTTTCCCCGCCGTTTTGCGCTCCATGAGCTCCTTGAACACCTGTGCTTTCCGCAGGAGGAGCCTTTAATGCAAAATAATCTTTCTCGAATTCTTTTACCAGCTTCTCTACGTCTTCCTCGAGCTTTTTAAGGGCAAACATCCCTTTTTTTTGTTGACGGGAGCTTTCCGGTGAAGTCCTTGCTGAACTTTTTGAGCAGCCTGTAATTAAAGCCAGTATGATAAAAAGCAGTAAAACTCTCCACGTGTACGTTAAAAATACTCTTAAGGTTTTTGGAGGCATCACTTACATCACCTCTCCTCACCTTAAGAGTATTTTTCCACCGCTTTCGGCTTTTTATTTATACTAAGGCAAACATGAGAATACCTTCAGCCGCCGTCTCATCATTTACCGTAGCCCGTGCCTTTCCCTTACCTACAGGACCTTTTAGTTTAATAACTTCAACTTCTAGCGTTAGGATATCTCCCGGAACCACTTGCCTTTTGAACCTCATTTCGTCTATCCCGGCAAAAAGTGCGAGCTTCCCCTTATTTTCCTCCAAGCTTAGTATGGCTACGGCGCCCACCTGCGCCAGGGCTTCCACAATGAGGACCCCAGGCA is part of the Caldanaerovirga acetigignens genome and harbors:
- a CDS encoding Spy/CpxP family protein refolding chaperone; this translates as MTKKILAFGIAAVLILGTAAVAIAAVPGVFPSSGSNFGLQSKLNLTDEQYSKLRDIQAEFFQKMTQFRSDMAKIRLELHDLYLSKNPDQKAIDEKLKELSDLRNKMFDLKWEYYEKIKGLLTEEQLSQLRGFWGLGFGMGPGFCHGFGTMGRVFGPGI
- a CDS encoding ECF transporter S component — encoded protein: MVNQKTRALTLSAIFVALSFIGAGIKLPSPTGTVAFDSAPGYMAALFLGPSYGALTSSLGHIFTSMNAGFPLSAPIHLLIAIEMAFFAAVFAIIGKRNLTLAIITTTLLNGVLAPASLLLFPGFGSGFFTAIVVPLTVASALNLSLAALVYSLIRRTKGESYVDKK
- a CDS encoding AIR synthase related protein, which gives rise to MWIKNEALPNRDVVLIRIVGGNFLAVACDSAGGIGEKEHDLVKVSPYITGRFTCRVTLMELFAIGAKPLTLTATISCEPSPTGEGLLRGIKDELSACGLDGVPYAVSTEKNIPTCQTALGVTTIGIASIDEIRMGKTKSGDIIYCLGVPKVGNEVSLEDPDIADALAVKRLLAITDVHDIIPVGSRGIKGEVEHLAKVSGFSVQWERLLSVDIKKSAGPATCVVFTAPETLELKGLRPVFRLGTLL
- the fabZ gene encoding 3-hydroxyacyl-ACP dehydratase FabZ, whose protein sequence is MFGIDEIQKIIPHRYPFLLVDKIVEVEPGKRAKGVKNVTANEPYFQGHFPGKPIMPGVLIVEALAQVGAVAILSLEENKGKLALFAGIDEMRFKRQVVPGDILTLEVEVIKLKGPVGKGKARATVNDETAAEGILMFALV